One genomic region from Betaproteobacteria bacterium encodes:
- a CDS encoding NAD(P)-dependent oxidoreductase, with amino-acid sequence MIVAITGGTGFIGRHLIARHCARGDQVRYLTRKSPSENVAGASAFVGDLTSPVEQLEEFARGADVMYHCAAELRDEAKMQQTNVRGTANLIAAAGGEIGRWVQLSSTGVYGRKTRGDVFEETAVNPANAYEISKATADKVLLDASLQQDFSCVVVRPSNVYATDMPNQSLFQLIRAIDRGMFFFVGGPGAIANYIHVENVVDALVLCATASLPGNGRKYIVSEHRKLEELIQVISAALARTPPRLRLPESLIRAIASIADGFPGFPLSSSRVDALTNSTVYRADRISSELGYANRISMEAGMSELARHWRSRGNDA; translated from the coding sequence GTGATTGTCGCGATTACCGGCGGGACGGGGTTCATTGGCAGACATCTCATCGCGAGACATTGCGCGCGCGGCGATCAGGTGCGATATCTGACGCGGAAATCGCCGTCAGAAAATGTTGCCGGTGCATCCGCGTTTGTCGGTGATCTCACATCTCCGGTTGAACAGTTGGAAGAATTTGCGCGCGGCGCGGACGTGATGTACCACTGCGCGGCGGAATTGCGCGATGAAGCGAAGATGCAACAAACGAATGTGCGCGGCACCGCCAATCTCATCGCGGCTGCGGGCGGTGAAATCGGGCGCTGGGTGCAATTGAGCAGCACCGGGGTATATGGACGAAAAACACGCGGCGATGTGTTTGAGGAAACGGCTGTCAACCCGGCAAACGCGTATGAAATTTCAAAAGCCACCGCCGACAAAGTCTTGCTCGACGCGTCACTGCAACAGGATTTTTCCTGTGTGGTGGTGAGGCCATCCAATGTTTATGCGACAGACATGCCGAATCAGTCGCTGTTTCAGCTTATCCGGGCGATCGACAGGGGGATGTTCTTTTTTGTTGGCGGACCAGGGGCCATTGCAAACTACATACACGTGGAAAACGTAGTCGACGCTTTAGTGCTATGTGCCACCGCGTCACTACCCGGGAACGGGCGAAAATACATCGTCTCGGAGCATCGGAAACTGGAAGAACTCATTCAAGTCATTTCGGCGGCATTGGCGAGGACACCTCCACGCCTTCGCCTCCCCGAATCATTGATCCGAGCAATAGCTTCGATCGCCGATGGCTTTCCCGGGTTTCCCCTCTCCTCGTCCAGGGTGGATGCGCTCACCAATTCGACCGTTTATCGCGCTGATCGAATCAGTTCTGAACTGGGATACGCGAACAGAATCTCGATGGAAGCGGGCATGAGCGAACTCGCACGCCATTGGAGAAGCCGGGGCAATGATGCTTAA
- a CDS encoding glycosyltransferase family 2 protein, with translation MNTADNTATAQSTPPAVTILLSTFNGGAFLQQQLDSLYQQTHPNIRIVARDDGSSDETQSILEREHAAKRIELLAGNKNLGAALSFFELLRHAAMTNTDFVAFCDQDDVWLPDKISQAVSVLSAVHNERAAMYCSRLEVVNANMAPVSFTPLPNRIGFGNALVENVCVGCTIVLNRQAIDLVCLNQPTKVLVHDWWCYLVLSCFGEVIFDPDAHIKYRQHAGNAFGVARNSWDRLGRNLRRFAGRGDGRHWQSEQASVFLSAFGDRIPLSQRRVLHSFVDAKSTWSRRVALAFSNVIWRQKGIDSFFWRILVLLNRY, from the coding sequence ATGAATACAGCGGATAACACGGCAACAGCACAATCGACGCCGCCTGCGGTGACGATATTACTGTCCACATTCAACGGTGGGGCATTCCTTCAGCAGCAACTGGATTCCCTGTACCAGCAAACTCATCCCAACATCAGAATTGTGGCGAGGGATGATGGGTCTTCCGACGAAACGCAAAGTATCCTGGAACGCGAACATGCGGCGAAGCGCATCGAATTGCTTGCGGGGAACAAGAACCTTGGCGCGGCATTGAGTTTTTTTGAATTATTGCGACATGCGGCCATGACCAATACGGACTTCGTCGCGTTTTGTGATCAGGATGATGTGTGGCTCCCCGACAAGATTTCTCAAGCGGTCTCCGTCTTGTCCGCCGTTCACAACGAGCGTGCGGCGATGTACTGCTCGCGCCTGGAAGTTGTTAACGCCAATATGGCCCCGGTCAGCTTTACGCCATTGCCGAACAGGATCGGCTTTGGCAATGCGCTGGTCGAAAACGTCTGCGTTGGCTGCACCATCGTCCTGAATCGCCAGGCAATCGACCTTGTTTGCCTGAATCAGCCAACCAAGGTCCTGGTCCACGATTGGTGGTGCTATCTGGTGTTGTCATGCTTCGGTGAAGTAATTTTTGATCCGGATGCCCACATTAAATATCGTCAGCATGCGGGCAATGCCTTTGGCGTGGCCCGGAATAGTTGGGACAGGCTCGGGAGAAATTTGCGCAGGTTTGCCGGACGCGGCGATGGCCGGCATTGGCAAAGCGAGCAGGCGTCGGTTTTCCTGTCCGCCTTTGGCGATCGCATCCCGCTTTCCCAACGACGTGTTCTGCATTCGTTTGTCGACGCGAAATCGACCTGGTCGCGCCGCGTCGCACTTGCGTTTTCGAATGTGATTTGGCGGCAGAAGGGAATCGACAGTTTCTTCTGGCGAATCCTGGTGTTGCTCAACAGGTACTAA
- a CDS encoding glycosyltransferase family 4 protein has translation MNRPAKSLSILHTESSTGWGGQEIRILTEARGMQDRGHRVMLLTPPNAEILPAATRMGIPVEAVDIERKRVGPLFKLRAWLARHGREYDVINTHSSTDSWLVAVASATLGNLPPMVRTRHVSTPINNHPSTRWLYRNATAHIVTTGDALREQLHRENGYSLDRMTSVRTGIDLTRFRPLDKREVRNKLGVEDCPTLGILATLRDWKGHQHLLEALVMLRDRFPDWRLIIVGDGPERARLEASVDALGLRPIVRLAGNQENVPEWLSALDLFTLPSYGSEGVPQGIMQAMACGLAVVATPVGAVGEAVRDGVTGVMTPPRDPQALAKSLASLMSDAALRERMGAAGLHYAQENFGIDIMLDRMLDVFARVARPR, from the coding sequence ATGAATCGCCCGGCTAAATCATTATCGATTCTGCACACGGAATCCTCGACCGGCTGGGGTGGCCAGGAGATTCGCATCCTCACGGAGGCGCGCGGCATGCAGGACCGTGGCCATCGGGTGATGTTGCTGACACCGCCGAACGCGGAAATCCTGCCGGCCGCAACACGCATGGGCATTCCAGTCGAGGCAGTCGACATTGAAAGAAAGCGCGTCGGCCCGCTGTTCAAGTTGCGGGCCTGGCTCGCGCGTCATGGCCGTGAATATGACGTCATCAACACGCATAGTTCCACCGATAGCTGGCTGGTCGCGGTCGCTTCCGCGACGTTGGGAAACTTGCCGCCGATGGTGCGAACGCGCCACGTGTCAACGCCAATCAACAACCATCCTTCGACGCGCTGGCTATATCGCAATGCGACCGCGCATATCGTCACCACCGGCGACGCACTGCGCGAACAATTGCATCGCGAAAACGGCTACTCGCTTGATCGCATGACCTCGGTGCGCACCGGGATTGACCTGACCCGGTTTCGCCCGCTCGACAAGCGGGAAGTGAGAAATAAACTCGGGGTCGAAGATTGCCCGACCTTGGGGATACTTGCCACCTTGCGGGACTGGAAAGGGCATCAGCACCTGCTGGAGGCGCTGGTGATGTTGCGTGATCGTTTCCCCGACTGGCGGCTCATCATTGTCGGCGACGGGCCCGAACGCGCGCGCCTGGAAGCGAGCGTCGATGCGCTCGGCTTGCGGCCCATCGTGCGTCTGGCCGGCAATCAGGAAAATGTGCCGGAATGGCTGTCCGCGCTCGACCTCTTTACCCTGCCCTCATACGGCAGCGAAGGTGTGCCGCAGGGCATCATGCAGGCCATGGCCTGTGGGCTGGCGGTCGTAGCCACTCCGGTTGGCGCGGTCGGCGAGGCGGTACGGGACGGCGTCACCGGCGTCATGACCCCGCCGCGTGACCCGCAGGCACTGGCCAAATCGCTCGCCTCGCTCATGTCCGATGCCGCATTGCGCGAGCGCATGGGCGCCGCCGGACTACATTATGCGCAAGAGAATTTCGGCATCGACATCATGCTCGATCGCATGCTTGATGTATTCGCCCGCGTGGCTCGCCCAAGGTGA
- a CDS encoding glycosyltransferase family 9 protein, translated as MEAKVRITAEEAAAAQRILTINVTRIGDTLLATPALRAIARFFPNAAITCLGHPKRVEVIQHLPYLNKVGGITKHHALYRGWPDVLRRPEYEWAFVWGDDAALIRYALRKAKHVVAVRQPDARLNSRLFCAVDAPPRPSIHAVAWSMSLPNAVGIPADGYRLDYRVTAAESAWAIAHLAKAGMAPGAAGRIIGMQVASFPTKPYRDWPIEHFIELTRRIIARWPDARFVLYGSADDRPRTLQLAAQAQGKAFSFAGQLTLRETVAIMQQTDLYIGVDTGPTHLYSALQKPMVALYHPSLPSALFKPLQHAALHAIDHPLAGPGADQTIPIGDIAVDTVFAAVADALAHRPSSHPGMPSPGVDADAQSF; from the coding sequence ATGGAAGCCAAGGTACGCATCACCGCGGAGGAAGCCGCCGCGGCCCAACGCATTCTGACCATCAATGTAACGCGCATTGGTGATACGTTGCTGGCGACACCGGCGCTGCGCGCGATCGCCCGTTTCTTCCCCAATGCCGCCATCACGTGCCTCGGTCATCCGAAGCGGGTGGAGGTCATCCAGCACCTGCCGTACCTCAACAAAGTGGGCGGCATTACCAAGCACCACGCGCTCTATCGAGGCTGGCCAGATGTCCTGCGCAGACCAGAATATGAATGGGCATTCGTGTGGGGTGACGACGCCGCGCTGATCCGCTATGCCTTGAGAAAAGCGAAACACGTGGTCGCCGTGCGCCAGCCCGATGCGCGACTGAATAGCCGCCTGTTTTGCGCAGTCGACGCGCCACCCAGGCCGAGCATTCATGCGGTGGCGTGGTCAATGTCGTTGCCAAACGCGGTGGGCATTCCAGCCGACGGCTATCGTCTCGACTATCGCGTCACGGCGGCAGAATCCGCATGGGCTATTGCACACCTTGCGAAAGCCGGAATGGCGCCCGGCGCGGCGGGGCGGATCATCGGCATGCAGGTCGCGAGTTTCCCGACCAAACCTTACCGCGATTGGCCCATTGAGCATTTCATCGAATTGACCCGGCGCATCATCGCACGCTGGCCCGACGCGCGCTTTGTGCTCTACGGTTCGGCCGACGACAGACCCCGCACGCTGCAATTGGCGGCACAAGCGCAGGGCAAAGCGTTTAGTTTTGCCGGCCAGCTGACGCTGCGTGAAACGGTCGCGATCATGCAGCAGACCGACCTGTACATCGGCGTTGATACAGGCCCCACGCACCTCTACAGCGCCCTCCAAAAGCCCATGGTGGCGCTGTACCATCCCTCATTGCCCAGCGCGCTGTTCAAGCCCCTGCAGCATGCAGCCTTGCATGCGATCGACCATCCGCTGGCAGGCCCCGGGGCCGACCAGACGATACCGATTGGGGATATTGCAGTGGACACGGTATTTGCCGCAGTCGCGGATGCATTGGCGCATCGACCCTCCTCACACCCTGGCATGCCATCGCCGGGTGTGGATGCGGATGCTCAGTCGTTTTGA
- the msbA gene encoding lipid A export permease/ATP-binding protein MsbA: protein MAAASNRELYARLLTYVKPYRLAFAGSVLAMVVGGAAQGSFAYFLNKLLDKLFVEGNEQYALIAAIGIVLIFLINGLSHFIAGYGMQWVGNKVILDFRSQMFQRLIRLPEPFFSRTSTGSLMSKVTYDVLGLQEATTNTLNASVRGSVTLVVALGYMFILSWKLTLIIFATVPILALIIGAFGKRLREVSRESQVAQGAITDVLEESIRGHKVIKIFGGEQYEAARFDASANRIRKLSMKHGAAAAAGTPFTHFIVSIAIALIVYLAASKSLGTGLNVADFVTYIVAAAGLIPQIKGLTGVSEQIQKGLASAESVFALIDAKPEADSGSITIARAEGRIEFNGVGLQYENQTAPALQDINLVISPGETIALVGPSGGGKTSIINLLPRFFTPNSGAITLDGHALADIKLGELRRQMALVSQDVVLFNDTVAANIAYGVEGDVDMDKVRRAAEAGNCLEFIQALPEGFSTNIGDNGSRLSGGQRQRLAIARAIFKDAPILLLDEATSALDSESERAVQSALDTLMKGRTTLVVAHRLSTIENADRIVVMENGRITEIGSHAELLGRNGTYAVLHRLQFAGT from the coding sequence ATGGCCGCCGCTAGCAACCGGGAGCTTTATGCGCGGCTGCTGACCTACGTGAAGCCCTATCGCCTGGCGTTCGCGGGCAGCGTGCTGGCGATGGTGGTCGGTGGCGCGGCGCAAGGCTCGTTTGCGTATTTCCTGAACAAGCTGCTGGACAAATTGTTCGTGGAAGGCAACGAGCAATACGCCCTGATTGCCGCCATCGGCATCGTGCTCATTTTCCTGATCAACGGGCTGTCGCATTTCATCGCCGGCTACGGCATGCAGTGGGTCGGGAACAAAGTCATTCTCGATTTCCGCAGCCAGATGTTCCAGCGCCTGATCCGCCTGCCGGAACCGTTCTTCAGCCGCACGTCGACCGGCTCACTGATGTCGAAGGTGACTTACGACGTGCTGGGCCTGCAGGAAGCGACCACCAATACCCTGAACGCATCGGTGCGCGGCAGCGTGACGCTGGTCGTCGCACTCGGCTACATGTTCATCCTCAGTTGGAAACTGACGCTCATCATCTTCGCCACCGTGCCGATCCTGGCGCTGATCATCGGTGCATTCGGCAAACGCCTGCGCGAAGTCAGCCGGGAATCGCAAGTTGCGCAGGGGGCGATCACCGACGTGCTGGAAGAATCGATACGCGGCCACAAGGTCATCAAGATCTTTGGCGGCGAACAATACGAAGCCGCGCGCTTTGACGCCTCGGCCAACCGCATCCGCAAGCTCAGCATGAAGCACGGCGCCGCCGCCGCCGCCGGCACGCCGTTCACGCACTTCATCGTCTCCATCGCCATCGCGCTCATCGTCTACCTGGCCGCGAGCAAGAGCCTGGGCACCGGCCTCAACGTGGCCGATTTCGTGACCTACATCGTCGCGGCGGCCGGACTGATCCCGCAGATCAAGGGGCTCACCGGCGTCAGTGAGCAAATACAAAAAGGGCTCGCGTCCGCCGAGAGCGTTTTTGCGCTGATCGATGCCAAACCGGAAGCGGACAGCGGAAGCATCACCATTGCGCGCGCAGAGGGCAGAATCGAATTTAATGGCGTCGGGTTGCAATACGAAAACCAGACCGCCCCCGCGCTGCAGGATATCAATCTCGTCATCTCGCCCGGTGAAACGATTGCGCTGGTCGGGCCGTCCGGTGGCGGCAAGACCAGCATCATCAATCTGCTGCCGCGATTCTTTACCCCGAATTCGGGCGCCATCACGCTCGATGGCCACGCGCTGGCCGATATCAAACTCGGCGAATTGCGACGGCAGATGGCGCTGGTGAGTCAGGATGTGGTCCTGTTCAACGACACCGTCGCGGCCAATATCGCCTATGGCGTCGAGGGCGATGTGGACATGGACAAAGTCCGGCGCGCGGCCGAGGCTGGCAATTGCCTCGAATTCATCCAGGCGCTGCCGGAGGGATTCAGCACCAATATCGGCGACAACGGCTCACGGCTTTCCGGCGGGCAGCGGCAACGCCTCGCCATCGCCCGCGCCATTTTCAAGGATGCACCGATCCTGTTGCTCGACGAAGCGACCTCCGCGCTCGACAGTGAATCGGAGCGCGCGGTGCAAAGCGCGCTCGACACCCTGATGAAAGGCCGCACGACGCTGGTGGTCGCGCATCGGCTTTCCACCATTGAGAACGCCGACCGCATCGTTGTGATGGAAAACGGGCGCATCACCGAGATCGGCAGCCATGCCGAACTGCTTGGGCGGAATGGGACTTATGCGGTGCTGCATCGGTTGCAGTTTGCGGGGACCTGA
- a CDS encoding SDR family oxidoreductase translates to MDKVLVTGGAGFLGSHLCDRLIASGADVLCVDNFFTGTKSNIAHLLGKPYFEMMRHDVTFPLYVEVDQIYNLACPASPIHYQFDPVQTTKTSVHGAINMLGLAKRTQATILQASTSEVYGDPEIHPQTEDYWGRVNPIGPRSCYDEGKRCAETLFFDYYRQHKLAIKVVRIFNTYGPRMHANDGRVVSNFIVQALRGEDITIYGDGQQTRSFCYVDDLIDGMFRMMKSPAEVTGPVNMGNPVEVTMLELAERILRQTGSKSKLCTKPLPQDDPKQRQPDISVAKRTLDWQPKVSLEDGLNETIAYFKRVL, encoded by the coding sequence ATGGACAAAGTACTGGTCACCGGCGGCGCAGGATTTCTCGGCTCGCATCTGTGCGATCGGCTGATCGCAAGCGGCGCCGATGTGTTGTGCGTCGACAATTTTTTCACCGGCACCAAATCGAATATCGCGCATCTGCTCGGTAAACCTTATTTCGAGATGATGCGTCACGATGTGACCTTTCCGCTCTACGTCGAAGTAGACCAGATTTACAATCTCGCCTGTCCCGCGAGCCCGATCCACTATCAGTTCGATCCGGTGCAGACCACCAAGACCAGCGTGCACGGCGCCATCAACATGCTGGGCCTCGCCAAACGCACCCAGGCGACCATCCTGCAAGCGTCAACCTCCGAAGTGTATGGCGACCCGGAAATTCACCCGCAGACCGAAGACTATTGGGGACGCGTCAATCCGATCGGCCCGCGCAGTTGTTACGACGAGGGCAAGCGTTGCGCGGAAACCCTGTTCTTCGATTACTACCGCCAGCACAAGCTCGCTATCAAGGTCGTGCGCATTTTCAATACCTACGGCCCGCGCATGCACGCCAACGACGGACGCGTGGTCAGCAACTTCATCGTGCAGGCGCTGCGCGGCGAGGACATCACCATTTATGGCGACGGCCAGCAGACCCGCAGTTTCTGTTATGTCGACGATCTCATCGACGGTATGTTCCGCATGATGAAATCGCCCGCGGAAGTCACCGGCCCCGTCAACATGGGCAATCCGGTCGAGGTGACCATGCTGGAATTGGCCGAGCGCATTTTGCGCCAAACCGGATCGAAATCGAAGTTGTGCACCAAGCCGCTGCCGCAGGACGATCCCAAGCAGCGACAGCCGGACATCAGTGTTGCAAAACGCACGCTCGACTGGCAGCCGAAGGTATCGCTCGAAGACGGGCTGAATGAAACCATTGCGTACTTCAAGCGCGTGCTGTGA
- a CDS encoding glycosyltransferase family 4 protein — protein sequence MKIAFIRARYNPFGGAERFLNSAAEALLAQGDSPTIITRSWPDSSHTGIEHRIINPRYVTKTGRDRSFARATAALLEWEKFDLVQSYERMAGCDVFHAVDGVHAEWLVQRQRVQGSLKRLGVRINPHHRYVLKAERAMYTSGKLKAVICISEMVKRNVMHHYGVPADRLHVIYGDIDNDRFHPRLRDEYRIAQRKALNIPDDAPVAIFVGSGFERKGAAGFLGAVARVNGLYGLVVGHDKHLPRYRALAAKLGLAGRVIFTGGIKDVRPYYGASDVYLMPTLYEPFGLVFGEAMACGLPAITSPQAGAADWIRHGENGFIVDPLDIASLASALERAIAEPAMGARAREAVLPYTQVDTASRYAALYRQLLA from the coding sequence ATGAAGATCGCGTTTATCCGCGCCCGCTACAACCCATTTGGCGGCGCGGAGCGATTCCTGAATAGCGCGGCCGAGGCGCTGCTGGCACAAGGTGATTCCCCGACCATCATCACCCGTTCCTGGCCCGACAGCAGCCACACCGGCATTGAGCACCGCATCATCAATCCGCGCTACGTCACCAAGACCGGACGCGACCGCAGCTTTGCCCGGGCCACCGCCGCACTGCTGGAGTGGGAAAAATTCGACCTGGTGCAATCCTACGAGCGCATGGCCGGCTGCGATGTCTTTCACGCAGTCGATGGGGTTCATGCCGAATGGCTGGTGCAGCGCCAGCGCGTGCAGGGCAGCCTGAAGCGATTGGGCGTACGCATCAATCCGCACCATCGCTATGTGCTGAAGGCCGAACGCGCGATGTACACCTCCGGGAAGCTGAAGGCTGTCATCTGCATTTCGGAAATGGTCAAACGCAATGTCATGCACCACTACGGTGTGCCGGCGGACAGGCTGCACGTCATCTACGGCGACATCGACAACGACCGGTTTCATCCCCGGCTACGCGACGAATATCGCATCGCCCAGCGCAAGGCGCTGAATATTCCCGACGATGCGCCGGTGGCGATTTTTGTCGGCTCCGGTTTCGAGCGCAAGGGCGCAGCCGGTTTCCTGGGCGCCGTGGCGCGTGTGAATGGCCTCTACGGTCTGGTAGTGGGGCACGACAAGCACCTGCCGCGCTACCGCGCGCTTGCCGCGAAGCTGGGACTTGCCGGGCGCGTGATTTTCACCGGCGGCATCAAAGACGTGCGGCCCTATTACGGTGCCAGCGACGTCTACCTGATGCCAACGCTGTACGAACCATTCGGACTGGTGTTTGGCGAAGCGATGGCTTGCGGCCTGCCGGCGATAACCAGCCCGCAGGCCGGTGCGGCGGACTGGATCCGTCACGGCGAGAACGGGTTTATCGTTGATCCGCTCGACATCGCGAGCCTCGCCAGCGCGTTGGAGCGAGCGATCGCCGAACCGGCGATGGGCGCTCGCGCACGCGAAGCAGTTTTGCCATACACGCAGGTCGATACGGCATCACGCTATGCAGCGCTCTACCGGCAATTGCTCGCATAA